Within Populus trichocarpa isolate Nisqually-1 chromosome 6, P.trichocarpa_v4.1, whole genome shotgun sequence, the genomic segment GAAGAAGATTCGACGAATGAGGAAACAAGTTGGCATTCCAACATTGTCAATCCAACATCAAAATCAGGGAAAGACAAGTGAACTTAGAATGATGGAACAACGCCGAATCCATAAATACTACTCCGATCAACCTCGACTCCGGAATCAGTACGTTTAGCGAACCTTCCTTTGATTCGAGGCCTTGTTTCGGCATAGGCTTTTCGCGATGCATATCTAATTGTCTTCTCGAATTTTcgattctttctcttctctctataCCTTAACACCCTTGCTTCGCGGTCAACTGCTGATAGTTGCACTGTCTGGTTTGCCGACTCCATTCCATTGCTCACTGATCTACTGTAAGGGTTCGATATGTCTGTCAAGGTACTGCCATCTGGTACGACTCCAACATcaagagatgaagaagaaaccTGCAGTAAAAGCCCACAAGATCAGGACTTTGGAACTACAGATAAATCCCTTGTAACAACAGATGGACTAAAACGATGATAGATTCATGAAATCACAAATGCTACTTAGAAATCTGTAACAAGCTAGCATGACAATTTTCAAAAATGAGAAAACAGATTACAAACACTTTTAAACTTGAACTCAACATTCATTGGTTGACTAGTTTTGGAGATTGAAATTTTGTTGAGATTGGATTCATTTCTAAATTgagtgtttgaaagtgtagtgtctattattttttttattttttttttaaaatatattttataaaagcatcaaattaataattttgatatattttgtaagtgtgtttttcaatagttttaatatgttgatattaaaagaataaaaataaaattatttaggtatattttcaagatttaaaatgagaattTTTCACAGCAAAATCAAATacactttaaatttaaaatcccCATCAATTGAAGACACAGCTATTTGCTATctaaatctttaaattaattaaacaacttaaatttgacaaaattatagACACTATTAAACTGAAAATCTCTACTATAGGTAACTTGAATCTAGCAAAATTATAGTCTCTACTAACATAAACAAAGTTTTAGTAAGAAGTTGAAAACCCTAGCAGCTTAATTAACTCTCAGAACTTCTAACACCACCCACAACTTCACTATACGTGCCTAATAGCACTAAACATTTTCAAttcataacttgttttttaggttttattatCTCAGGCCAACTTTCAGGCACCGAAACTAGGTCGGTCCACTTCTCCGTCCGTTCAAAGTCAAGCTATCCAATCGAAGACTAGAgatttattacaatttttacaaacaaaagaTCCAATTTAGAGAACTTACACTGTGGCTCAAGGAGTTATAGCCATAGCCACCAGCAAAAGTTTTAGATCCAGCAGAGAAATCCAACTCAAAGCAGCAATTGTCATTCACCAAAGCAGGAGCTTGAAACCCTAATTTGTTACTTTGCACAGGCACCACCCCATCAGTAGTACCTGAACTGTTCTGCTCTTGCACTTCCACTTCCACTTTCTGATCCACATACCGATCCAAATCCAAATACGGGTGCATTTCCGCCCCAAACACATATTGACCCGTATTCAGATCCAAACTGTCCACCCCTTTAGTATTCCCCCCACCAGGGTTCGGTAACAGCCACGACTCCGCCTCTGCCTCCTCCCTACTAACATCATCCCCACCATTCACGTCATCAAGGTAACGATACTCCAAGAAGTTAACGGCAGCTCCACCGCCGTGCGCAGCGGAGGAAGAGTCAAAGAAGGGAGTGACAGGGACACGTTCGTGGCGTTGGGCAAGAGGGTTTGCCGAGTGGATGTCACGGTCACAGGTGACACATAGAGCGGCAGCGTCAGCCTTGCAGGTGACATGAGCTGGGGCTTGTTCACAGACTTCACAGACCCAGACACGCGCGTGGCGAGAAGCAAGCTTGTTGGCCGCGTGGATTTTGGAGTCGCAACTGACGCAGAGGAAAGCTGAGTCAGCTCGACAAAACAACGTTGCTGTTGCTGATTTGCATGAGTCACAAAGCTTTGATGCCATTAAGGAAGATGAAGGCGAAGAGGTTCAAGACTTGAAGCTTCTGTTGAGCTGTTTTCTGTCTCGATGGGGTTCTTTAGGTTGAAGCGTAGTTTTATGGGGTTGGTTGAGTGGTTTACTGTTGTTTAAGTGTTCGGTGTTGCTGTATGGATCTATCTAGGGGGACCACGGAGATCTAAGTGTTGTCCAATGGGAGGTTGACACGTGGATGGTGTCCTAGCCAGATATaaagggttttggttttttattttgttttaacaatGTTATTAAGGGGTGTGTTTGATTTGGTCGTGtttaaatttgcattttttaaatagttctttgaaaataatgttttttcgtgtgttttttttaatggttataatatgttaatataaaaaaataaaaaatatattatttttaattacattgcGTAACCGTATACAACTTGTATTTTATACAATTAATTTCTCAGAATTGTTACCTGAGATTTCATCGAACAAAGGGAAATTAAtgggaaaatttcatttttatattctttttaggAAATTGGGgactttgatatatttttttatattattaacgtggataaTCGGGTTAATTTGTATACACGTCGACTAATCTACGggtctgaaaaaaatattaatttaatattaattttgatgttttagtaAAGGGGTCAATTGTGTATAGTTGGAGGGAGGGGCCACCGAGAGAAAGGTGATGTTTTCAGCTTTTTGTAGGTGAGTAtgaaagggagagagagggaaagggGCGAGGGAGGTTTGAATAATGCGGGCGTGGAGGACCCAGAGGGGGCATGCCGGCATGGGCAAGTTACTGTTCGAGAGGGATATGTAGAGAATGACTCTAGGGTTAGCTGCTTTCCTTTCCTATCTTAAGATATGGCCTCAAAGGGAATTCTCAAGTGgaatccatttttttatatatatttttttaaggagatAACATTGTTTcatgttaaaggaaaaaaagaagatagaaacgttttttttaaaaaaaaaccattaaaaatcgCATGACATCGTTTTTTATCCGACCCAGATCCGGGTGTGTTTCTGTGATGTAAACCGCCCCAAATTCTTGAAATGACACTAACGCTTCTGCATACACTAAAAGAGACTTTCGCAACACTTGCATTGAAATCGAAGCTTAAGAGAATCTAAGCTGATGAAGTTGCGCGGCGTAGAGTAATACATACAGCTTGCAACCACAGTATCCTACAGCCTCTCGAGTGTCAATTTGCTTGCTCAGGCCTCAGAGTGGATTCAGATGGCACAAGGAAAACGACGAGTACAGAATCTAGACAAGCACTGTCCTGGTGTACTGTTTAGTACCACAACCTGCCTGTTTGCGAAACTCAGTAAGTACCAACTTTACATTATCTTTCTACTGCCAAATTTTGCCCTGCAGTAGACTTCATTGGCAGGTTCCTCTGCTCTGATACAGGTATctatcaaagaagaaaaaatacgAGCCAAAGAGGAGGGGAAAGCTGCTGTTCGGCATTGGCAGTGAAAAGCCCATCACAGCCCCTTGGAGGCTATTATTAGATTTGATGCTTAAACTTCAGCCTcattaattcttaatcaactttGAGCTCACGGGCTTGACTCATTTCTTCTGAAAATTAAATCAGGGTGCAGTCTGTGTTTGTCAGATTGGCTAGCCCTGGTCGACAGCTTGGGTAGCAACTCACAAGCTTCTCAGGAAATAGGCCTGGCTCATTTGTTTGGAGCATCCTCTTCACAGGCAGCTAAAGCCAGTGTATTGCTAATGAAGAATCAAAGTAGGCCCTCCTCCATACCTTCCACAACCATGGTACTAAAGATGAAAATATGAATTTGACACACTAATTTGAGGGAACAACAAAAAGGGCAGCAGCTAATTATGTATTGTGTTAAAGCAGtcttacaagaaaaatatgtatttttgctTCAGTTTTCCCCAAAATAATCCTGCAAGTCAGTATTTTAATCTCAGCATATGGAAATAAGAAATTGCGAAGTCACCTCCTGAGATTATGCCAAGCTTGAATCGAGGGTAATAACACTTATCGCTCCAGCATTCGTGTGCATGAGATTATGCTCGTTCTGGAACTTGCTTGAACAAAGTTAGCCACCTCCTGATTTGAGAGTGTTACTCAACCTGCAAAAGTTGATTTCCCACTTAGGCATTTATGTCAAGTAATTGCGGGGCACCAAACTTCAGTACCATAGAGAAAGCAACTGCGTATGGCTACCGTGTGAAGACGAGTAAATTGGTACTTACGACCCCATGAAGCcagaagagaaaaaattgttAATCCACACtagcattttttattgaaacgaAAATCTGAAAGATTTCGAGAAGTCAAGGACAATAAATGATGTTGGTCCCACTTATGCAGGTCCCAGGGAGGATAAACTGGCTATGGTCCTAACTTTCACTCAAGATAAAATATGCTCCTACCAAATGAAATTCCCATGTGATTCACAATGCACAAGTGACAGAATATGTGACAAAAAATTGCTATCTACCATAAGTGAAAATTCTAGGTACCAAAtcaatcttttgttttctttcttcaaaaccAATCActgaaaaatcaatcaaaatatgaAGAATCTATTAGACTTGAGTAGGTTGAAAAGGAAATATAACCTCAGCAAAATGGAGTTTTCTTTTAAGGATCAGAAACAAAAATGTTTGCCACTTAATCTTTGCAACACCAGATATAAACCACAGTTACACTTTTTTCCCATGACATCTAGGTGATACCATATATGATAAACCGATTCATAATACTTTGAATTTAAGGATACATGCGTGTCTAGTATTTTGCGATGAAGAATGCTTACCAGTCCAAGCCCTCAAAGAGGCCGTCACCCTTAGTAGCACAAGCTTTGAAGATGGCCCATTGGCGACTTTTTATTTTGTGCAACTCCAATGCCTCAGTCACAGCAGCAGCATCAAGTGCACCAGGGAGATCCTGCTCATATAAAGCAATAGTTGCAACATGTTATCAGAAACTCCAGTGGTTGGTGacagattttttctttttcccaatACTGGCTTGTATTTTATACACAATGTTGAGAGTACAAGGAAGCCCATTTTCAGACGATCAAACTAATCAATTATTGACCCCTATATAACTGTAGGAGCTGACAAAGTTTATCCAAATTGTGGATGTTAGAGAAAATAGTCTTCACCTGCTTGTTTGCAAAAATGAGGACAACTGCACCTTTCAATTCTTCCTCCTGCACAAAGGTCCAATTTCATATCAGAGTTCTTAGATGCCATTAGAGCTAATGAAAATTGGTCTGTTTTCCAATAGATGTAAGCATGAAAAACGAGTTCCTATCTacataagaaaaacaagattgCAGTTCAGAATATAGCAGAGCTGACAATTAACAAAGGATAAGTTTTTTGACAATCaacaaaagataaattttttcctttgattctcTTGCTTTAATTTTGTGAAGAAATTACTAAACCTGATAGATAGCTAcattttttatggtaaaataTCAGAGGAAAAAATGATTACATAGCTTAGCAACAATGATCCCAACAACTCACAATCCCATAAAATGCAGTCCCCCTGTCACACTGCAGACAATATGAAACTGGAAGTTTTTTATTGTCCAGATATGttgcaaattataaaaaatgtaaCCCACTTAACTCCATGACCTCGTACTAATAATTCTTGCTTTTGGTATATTACAATGATAATCAccaattttatgaaataaatataagtcACAAATTAAGAGACTAAATCTGCTGTGTTTTGCTGCTATCCTTTTCCATTTCCCCAAGCAatcaaagtaaataaatatgttGAGATTGAAGAGGACAACCTAGACCAACGACTACATCTGATAGAATGTGAACGAACATTACCCACTAAGCAGCATCCTGGTACTCTACAAACTGATAATAAAACAGATACTCCTGAAGTACCTccaaaattgaatgaaattctTCTTTGGCTATTCCAATTCTCTCCGTGTCACTTGAATCTACCACATAAATTACAGCTTGAGTATTCGGGAAATAACACCTCCAATATGGCCTGAAAGAAACATACAAACTTATTCACAGGGAAGGCATGAAGGAAAAACAGACTATTGCATGCCAAATATCCACTACCAAGGAATCAGCATAGACACAAACAAAAAACTCGAGGGAGGACTGAGCATAAATCCATGAAGGATTTTAAGAGCATCGAAATTTAATTGATTGCATCGCTGTAACTGTACTTCTCAACA encodes:
- the LOC7489168 gene encoding zinc finger protein CONSTANS-LIKE 4 — protein: MASKLCDSCKSATATLFCRADSAFLCVSCDSKIHAANKLASRHARVWVCEVCEQAPAHVTCKADAAALCVTCDRDIHSANPLAQRHERVPVTPFFDSSSAAHGGGAAVNFLEYRYLDDVNGGDDVSREEAEAESWLLPNPGGGNTKGVDSLDLNTGQYVFGAEMHPYLDLDRYVDQKVEVEVQEQNSSGTTDGVVPVQSNKLGFQAPALVNDNCCFELDFSAGSKTFAGGYGYNSLSHSVSSSSLDVGVVPDGSTLTDISNPYSRSVSNGMESANQTVQLSAVDREARVLRYREKRKNRKFEKTIRYASRKAYAETRPRIKGRFAKRTDSGVEVDRSSIYGFGVVPSF
- the LOC7459901 gene encoding ADP-ribosylation factor 1; this encodes MGLLFSRMFSSLFGNKEARILVLGLDNAGKTTILYRLQMGEVVSTIPTIGFNVETVQYNNIKFQVWDLGGQTSIRPYWRCYFPNTQAVIYVVDSSDTERIGIAKEEFHSILEEEELKGAVVLIFANKQDLPGALDAAAVTEALELHKIKSRQWAIFKACATKGDGLFEGLDWLSNTLKSGGG